Proteins from one Gimesia maris genomic window:
- a CDS encoding neutral/alkaline non-lysosomal ceramidase N-terminal domain-containing protein produces MYLTRFLVLLFIYVISFSSCHADKPQSYQVGLAKVDITPEYPVLLNGYASRGTDLIDQVEQPLWARAIAVLNQQGQAHVLISVENCGVPALVTKRVVANLKEEYQVRPAGLVVCSTHTHAAPMLTGVLPNIYTQDLSTAEQAVVERYTSDLIQKLTTVAQQAIKDVQPAFLEWGIGTATFAKNRRNISGPTDYDLPVLRVKSPEGKARAILVGYACHCTTLGGVPFMSGDWAGCAVEEVEADIPGCMAMVVIGCGADQNPKFRGDDQGAARVNGKAVAAGIQKRLKTGLTAVTGNLSAFSEEIKLPLATLPTVEEWKQRVGKPGITGYHAKKNLNRLERGEVLTDQIEYPIKTWSFGDDLAMVFLGGEVVVDYSLAIKQKHGAKVWVNSYANHVPCYIPSERVLQEGGYEGKNAMVWYDLPGPLASGVEKKILDVVSRQLPDSFKAVDDVSRTGGKRPLTPAESISRMNLTDDLKVEVVAAEPLVVDPVAVDFGPDGKLWVVEMRDYPAGMDGNYKPGGVVKYLEDLNQDGRYDKATVFLEGLAFPTGVMVWKQGVLVCTAPDVIYAEDTTGDGKADIQKKILTGFATHNYQARVNSLVPGLDNWVYASGGLFGGIIQSFNGQTVNVTNRDFRFQPETGVLEPVSGRTQQGRVRDDWGNWFGCRNGTLCVHYPVNETYFQKNPYVSSPPPEVSIPQGENVNQLFPVGELVQFHLSGQRGRPTSACGLGLYRDKELGKSFYGNAFICEPVNQLVHRLVVKPEGVTFSGLRAPEEQERDFLTSTDNWFRPVQARTAPDGSLLIVDMYRYLIEHPKFLSPEAVQKLNVRAGETRGRIYRISAKNQTCQPVPDLKQLPTQELTQLLNSANGTLRDMVQQELILRGDKKAVPSLSKLASDGVLPQSRLQALCTLDGLQALTPDVLLPRIIEQDPGVRRESIRLAEPFLKQSEKLANAVLERVNQERELSVQLQLAYTLGYLKKDEATKALLQLLEQHSENVYLRSAVLTSFKPARLSPALVRLLPRIEANPQLLPMFHSLLDMAVATRDPGLLKQVSTALSEHIIRKQKSEAWEWLALTQLTEAMPGRDKSSLEKQGLQWKRLISLACRQISETKQSEAVRIAALQFVLSVDQSQDTLELVADLLSPQTALNLQMAVLKSLIQSQSPAAVELVFNNWKQFTPALQAEVISQLLSRESSTLDLLNRIEQKVIQPAQIDLTNRQTLIDHKNEKIKQRARKLFSVATSASREAILKQYASIDLKQGSVDRGSLVFEKQCANCHRLNGKGHVVGPDLAALTDQSKSFLLTSILDPNKAVDGRYASYLAVTDDGRINTGILVSEQSNSITLKAQQGKVQTILRTQLDELINSGKSLMPEGLEREIPPAAMADLLVYLQEHSAPLKYTYAGSVKPDANYPDDPQNLKLVNRSTGSTRFNDGQWVGFRFAGTEPQPRIVIDLQRKIPVNALRIVYGVNHEPGSIHAPSSIEVAFSNNSKQYGNPHKFSGFDDHADGLGLYEIDRRTTVINIPEQRAQFVRIDFQGKQGWIFLSEISLASASSENQNVAVPVQPVEKSVKTKGAEPGTKIKALVAEVKVGTPDEYRNIPEIWRTAIAVGKRNQADEIRDLLEVSLPGPDKPLECWQAVVIGGGVINGITIAGDWPRSKIELLLKEKPELAVRWKQALLRAVKMAEDPNVKGGTRYDALRMVAMLDYDICQKQLKRYLNDASHAELQMGAVSGLGDIDVPTATADLIESLPVLTPRNQKIALLALIRTDARAIALLKAIQQQQHLAKLIDGELLQRLKTHQTAEVQQLANQIFD; encoded by the coding sequence ATGTATCTCACACGTTTCTTAGTGTTACTCTTTATTTATGTTATTTCTTTTTCCAGTTGTCATGCAGATAAACCTCAATCTTACCAGGTCGGTCTGGCAAAAGTCGATATCACTCCTGAGTATCCCGTGCTCCTGAACGGTTATGCCTCACGAGGGACTGATTTAATCGATCAGGTCGAGCAGCCACTCTGGGCCCGGGCGATTGCAGTCCTGAACCAGCAGGGACAGGCTCATGTTCTGATCTCAGTCGAAAATTGTGGTGTACCCGCATTGGTGACCAAGAGGGTTGTCGCGAATCTGAAAGAAGAGTATCAGGTTAGGCCGGCTGGCCTGGTGGTCTGTTCGACACACACTCATGCTGCCCCCATGCTGACCGGAGTGCTTCCTAATATTTACACACAGGATCTTTCCACAGCAGAACAGGCGGTAGTGGAGCGTTATACCAGTGACCTGATTCAGAAATTAACCACCGTGGCTCAACAGGCGATCAAAGATGTCCAACCTGCATTTCTGGAATGGGGCATCGGAACTGCGACGTTTGCGAAAAATCGCAGGAACATCTCCGGGCCCACTGACTATGACCTGCCTGTCCTGCGCGTGAAAAGCCCGGAAGGTAAAGCACGTGCGATTCTGGTTGGTTATGCCTGTCACTGCACGACATTGGGTGGTGTTCCTTTCATGTCCGGTGACTGGGCTGGTTGCGCTGTCGAGGAAGTCGAAGCAGATATTCCCGGCTGTATGGCAATGGTCGTGATCGGCTGTGGTGCAGACCAGAATCCGAAATTCAGAGGTGACGATCAGGGGGCCGCCCGCGTGAATGGGAAAGCCGTTGCTGCAGGAATTCAGAAACGGCTTAAAACTGGTCTTACAGCTGTCACTGGAAATCTCTCAGCTTTTAGTGAAGAAATCAAATTACCTCTGGCGACCCTGCCAACCGTAGAAGAATGGAAACAGCGTGTCGGTAAACCGGGGATCACTGGATACCATGCGAAAAAAAATCTGAACCGATTAGAGCGGGGAGAGGTCTTAACAGATCAGATCGAATACCCGATCAAGACCTGGTCTTTTGGAGACGATCTGGCGATGGTCTTTCTCGGCGGAGAAGTGGTCGTTGATTATTCCCTGGCGATCAAGCAAAAACATGGCGCGAAAGTCTGGGTGAATTCCTATGCCAATCATGTCCCCTGCTATATCCCGTCCGAACGGGTTTTACAGGAAGGCGGCTATGAAGGGAAAAATGCCATGGTCTGGTATGACCTGCCGGGTCCGCTTGCTTCAGGGGTGGAGAAAAAGATTCTGGATGTCGTTTCCCGGCAGTTACCTGATTCCTTCAAGGCAGTCGATGATGTGAGTCGTACAGGAGGCAAACGGCCTTTGACTCCTGCGGAATCCATTTCCCGCATGAATCTGACAGATGATCTGAAAGTGGAAGTGGTCGCTGCGGAACCCCTTGTTGTAGATCCAGTAGCAGTGGATTTCGGACCAGATGGCAAATTGTGGGTCGTCGAGATGCGTGATTATCCTGCGGGTATGGATGGGAATTACAAACCGGGAGGAGTGGTCAAGTATCTGGAGGACCTGAATCAGGATGGCCGGTATGACAAAGCCACTGTATTTCTGGAAGGTCTGGCTTTTCCGACAGGGGTGATGGTCTGGAAACAAGGGGTATTGGTCTGTACGGCCCCGGATGTCATTTATGCAGAAGATACTACCGGCGATGGCAAAGCGGATATTCAGAAGAAAATTCTGACCGGTTTCGCGACACATAATTATCAGGCGCGGGTTAACAGCCTGGTTCCCGGACTTGATAACTGGGTCTATGCCTCCGGTGGGTTGTTCGGCGGTATCATACAATCCTTTAACGGGCAGACTGTCAACGTGACCAACCGGGATTTTCGGTTTCAACCTGAGACTGGTGTCCTGGAGCCTGTCAGTGGCCGGACTCAGCAGGGACGCGTGCGTGATGACTGGGGCAACTGGTTTGGATGCCGTAATGGTACATTGTGTGTGCATTACCCGGTTAATGAAACCTATTTCCAGAAGAACCCCTATGTGAGTTCGCCTCCTCCGGAAGTTTCGATACCCCAGGGAGAAAATGTCAACCAGTTGTTTCCCGTAGGTGAACTGGTTCAGTTTCACCTGAGTGGACAGCGGGGGCGTCCGACATCGGCGTGTGGTCTGGGGCTATACCGGGATAAGGAATTAGGTAAATCTTTTTATGGAAATGCGTTTATCTGTGAACCCGTTAACCAACTGGTACATCGCTTAGTCGTGAAACCAGAGGGGGTCACGTTTTCGGGACTGAGAGCACCTGAAGAACAGGAACGAGATTTTTTAACATCCACCGATAACTGGTTTCGACCAGTCCAGGCGAGAACGGCCCCGGATGGCTCGCTGCTGATCGTGGATATGTACCGGTATCTGATTGAGCATCCCAAATTTCTTTCGCCAGAAGCAGTACAAAAATTGAATGTGCGCGCTGGCGAGACTCGTGGCAGGATTTATCGAATTTCCGCGAAAAATCAAACCTGTCAACCTGTCCCTGATCTAAAACAACTGCCAACTCAAGAGCTCACTCAGTTACTCAATAGTGCGAATGGAACTTTGCGTGACATGGTGCAGCAGGAACTGATTTTGCGGGGGGATAAGAAAGCAGTTCCCTCCTTGTCAAAGCTTGCCAGTGATGGAGTATTGCCACAATCCCGGTTACAGGCATTGTGCACACTGGACGGACTGCAGGCACTGACACCGGATGTACTATTGCCGCGGATTATCGAGCAGGACCCCGGTGTTCGCAGGGAATCGATTCGATTAGCTGAGCCGTTCCTGAAACAGTCAGAGAAACTGGCAAACGCAGTACTGGAACGGGTCAATCAGGAACGGGAACTTTCAGTACAACTCCAGCTGGCTTATACACTCGGATATCTGAAAAAGGATGAGGCGACCAAGGCTCTGTTACAGTTGCTGGAACAGCATTCGGAGAATGTCTATCTCAGGTCGGCAGTATTGACCAGTTTTAAGCCCGCTCGTTTGAGTCCGGCTCTGGTAAGACTGCTTCCCAGGATCGAAGCGAATCCCCAATTGCTGCCGATGTTTCATTCATTGCTGGACATGGCAGTTGCGACCAGGGATCCTGGATTATTGAAACAGGTTTCCACTGCACTGTCTGAGCATATTATACGAAAACAGAAGTCGGAAGCCTGGGAATGGCTGGCATTAACACAATTGACCGAAGCAATGCCAGGTCGTGATAAATCGAGCCTGGAGAAACAGGGGCTTCAATGGAAGCGGCTCATCAGTCTGGCATGCAGACAGATATCAGAAACCAAACAATCAGAGGCTGTACGGATCGCTGCATTACAGTTTGTTCTCTCAGTTGATCAAAGCCAGGATACTCTTGAGCTGGTTGCAGATTTGTTATCACCACAGACAGCATTAAATCTTCAGATGGCTGTCTTGAAAAGCCTGATCCAGTCGCAGAGTCCTGCTGCCGTGGAACTGGTCTTTAATAACTGGAAGCAATTTACGCCCGCCTTACAGGCTGAGGTTATCAGTCAGTTACTGTCCCGCGAATCGTCGACGCTGGATCTGTTAAACAGAATTGAGCAGAAGGTAATACAACCTGCTCAAATCGATTTAACAAACCGTCAGACCCTGATTGATCATAAAAATGAAAAGATCAAACAGCGTGCCCGAAAATTGTTTTCAGTCGCGACCAGCGCAAGCCGGGAAGCGATCCTGAAGCAGTATGCATCGATCGATTTGAAACAGGGCAGTGTGGATCGAGGCAGCCTGGTTTTTGAAAAACAATGCGCCAACTGTCACCGCTTGAACGGGAAAGGGCACGTTGTTGGACCAGACCTGGCTGCACTCACCGATCAGTCGAAGTCATTTTTACTGACTTCCATTCTTGATCCGAATAAAGCCGTCGATGGTCGATACGCTTCGTATCTGGCAGTCACTGACGATGGTCGCATCAATACCGGGATTCTGGTGTCGGAACAGAGTAACAGTATTACCTTGAAAGCACAGCAGGGAAAAGTACAGACCATACTCAGAACGCAGCTGGATGAATTGATTAATAGTGGAAAGTCACTGATGCCTGAAGGCCTTGAGCGTGAGATTCCTCCCGCCGCGATGGCGGATCTGCTGGTATATCTGCAGGAACACAGTGCACCTCTGAAATATACTTATGCAGGATCTGTCAAGCCGGATGCCAACTACCCGGACGATCCTCAGAATTTAAAACTGGTGAATCGTTCTACAGGTTCAACACGATTTAATGATGGTCAGTGGGTTGGCTTTCGCTTTGCTGGAACTGAGCCACAGCCTCGCATTGTGATAGATCTGCAGCGCAAAATTCCTGTTAACGCATTGAGAATTGTCTATGGCGTGAACCATGAACCGGGATCGATTCATGCACCCTCCTCAATCGAGGTTGCTTTCAGTAACAACAGCAAACAGTATGGCAATCCTCACAAGTTTTCTGGGTTTGATGATCACGCTGATGGCCTGGGGCTCTATGAAATTGATCGACGGACAACGGTAATCAATATTCCCGAACAACGGGCACAGTTTGTTCGTATCGATTTTCAGGGTAAGCAGGGCTGGATATTTCTCTCTGAAATTTCATTGGCCAGCGCTTCTTCGGAGAATCAGAATGTAGCGGTGCCAGTTCAACCTGTTGAGAAATCTGTCAAAACAAAAGGGGCAGAGCCCGGCACAAAGATCAAAGCCCTTGTGGCAGAGGTCAAAGTCGGAACTCCGGATGAATATCGAAATATCCCCGAGATCTGGCGAACCGCGATCGCAGTCGGAAAACGGAATCAGGCAGATGAAATTCGCGACCTGCTGGAGGTATCTCTTCCCGGACCGGATAAACCGCTGGAATGCTGGCAGGCGGTCGTGATTGGAGGAGGGGTGATTAATGGAATTACGATTGCCGGCGACTGGCCTCGCAGTAAAATCGAATTGCTGCTGAAAGAGAAGCCGGAATTGGCGGTCCGCTGGAAGCAGGCACTCCTGCGTGCCGTCAAGATGGCCGAGGATCCGAATGTGAAAGGTGGCACCCGTTATGATGCGTTGCGGATGGTAGCCATGCTGGATTATGACATCTGCCAGAAACAGCTGAAGCGTTACCTGAATGATGCCAGTCATGCTGAACTGCAGATGGGAGCCGTCAGCGGGCTTGGCGATATTGATGTGCCGACAGCAACTGCAGACCTGATCGAATCACTGCCTGTATTAACTCCCCGTAATCAGAAAATTGCCCTGCTGGCATTAATCAGAACGGATGCCCGTGCGATCGCCTTGTTGAAGGCGATTCAACAGCAACAGCATTTAGCGAAGTTGATCGATGGCGAACTGCTGCAGCGACTGAAGACACATCAGACTGCAGAAGTGCAACAGCTTGCGAATCAGATCTTTGATTAA
- a CDS encoding type 1 glutamine amidotransferase domain-containing protein: MTVSLPLSGQKFLLFTGEDYEDLELWYPKLRLEEAGAETTLAGQEAGKTYLGKHGYPSVSEATIDSINSADYHGVICAGGWMPDKLRRSEKVLSLLQEFHESEKLIAAICHGGWMPISAGIYSGVKVTGSPGIKDDLINAGAVWEDAPVVVDRHFVCSRRPSDLPDFCKGILEVLKAT, translated from the coding sequence ATGACTGTTTCTCTTCCACTGTCCGGTCAAAAGTTTTTACTGTTTACAGGCGAAGACTACGAAGACCTGGAACTCTGGTATCCCAAACTCCGCCTGGAAGAAGCTGGTGCAGAAACCACTCTGGCAGGTCAGGAAGCAGGGAAGACCTATCTGGGAAAACATGGCTACCCTTCCGTCTCGGAAGCCACGATCGACAGCATCAACTCAGCTGATTATCACGGAGTCATCTGTGCCGGTGGCTGGATGCCTGATAAACTCAGACGATCTGAAAAAGTACTCTCACTTCTGCAGGAATTCCATGAAAGCGAAAAACTGATCGCCGCTATCTGCCATGGAGGTTGGATGCCCATCTCGGCTGGAATCTATTCCGGCGTCAAAGTCACCGGTTCACCCGGAATCAAAGACGACCTGATCAACGCAGGCGCTGTCTGGGAAGATGCTCCTGTAGTTGTTGATCGCCATTTTGTCTGCAGCCGACGCCCCTCTGACCTGCCCGATTTCTGCAAGGGCATCCTCGAAGTCCTGAAGGCGACTTAG
- a CDS encoding cupin domain-containing protein, with translation MPRYIELPTIVKAAGNKPKQIEEFVGRVNTGDESISVARMVSPGGWVEPAQSPEFQEMSVVLKGVLHVETKLGKFEVKTGQAIILDAGEWVRYSTPGNEGAEYIAICLPAFSPETVHRESDD, from the coding sequence ATGCCTCGTTACATTGAACTCCCCACAATTGTAAAAGCTGCGGGGAATAAACCGAAACAGATCGAAGAATTTGTCGGACGCGTGAACACGGGGGATGAATCCATCAGTGTTGCCCGGATGGTGTCTCCTGGCGGCTGGGTTGAACCGGCGCAATCTCCCGAATTTCAGGAGATGTCTGTAGTCTTGAAAGGCGTATTGCATGTGGAAACGAAGCTGGGAAAATTCGAAGTCAAAACAGGGCAGGCGATAATTCTGGATGCGGGGGAATGGGTCCGCTACAGCACTCCCGGAAATGAAGGAGCGGAGTATATCGCAATCTGTCTGCCAGCATTTTCACCAGAGACGGTCCATCGTGAATCAGATGATTAA
- a CDS encoding VOC family protein: MSAENNPVQELVPLLFVEDIDDSIEFYTDKLGFEVSLKWEPEGKVLWCRIDRGSAALMLQPACPDEDGVRAERIKGVGLFFLCDDAQTMYAEFSANGLNLEPPQVAFYGMNQLFLKDPDGYELCFQNQV; the protein is encoded by the coding sequence ATGTCAGCTGAGAATAACCCTGTTCAAGAACTGGTCCCTCTCCTGTTTGTAGAAGATATCGATGATTCCATCGAATTTTACACTGATAAGCTGGGGTTTGAAGTCAGTCTGAAATGGGAGCCTGAGGGAAAAGTATTATGGTGTCGTATTGATCGGGGATCGGCGGCGCTGATGTTACAACCGGCCTGTCCGGATGAAGATGGAGTCAGAGCGGAACGGATCAAAGGTGTGGGGCTCTTTTTTCTCTGTGATGATGCGCAAACTATGTATGCTGAGTTCTCAGCGAACGGACTGAACCTGGAGCCTCCGCAGGTCGCCTTCTATGGAATGAATCAACTGTTTCTCAAAGATCCGGATGGATATGAACTCTGCTTTCAGAATCAGGTCTGA
- a CDS encoding sugar phosphorylase — MSEPVEHSAVSEYQFLVENHLKVIYPEIDQSAFARELIQIMCPDGNCQTPRTHQNHWDQKNVVMITYGDSLLTEDQQPLETLLQFSEEFLKETIDGIHILPFFPYSSDDGFSIIDYHQVNPRLGDWTHINAIAKQFQLMSDLVINHCSSQSEWFQQFRRGETPGKDYFFCATPEEDLSEVVRPRTNELLCPIETPDGTRYVWCTFSPDQVDLNFANPELLRELVKIIKLYLDQGVKIFRLDAIAFIWKVAGTSCLSLPETHEIVRLFRTLIQFVAPTAMIITETNIPNRENLAYFGNSNEAHAIYNFSLPPLLVNAMLCGSCQHLKTWMMSMPPALHGTTYLNFIASHDGIGLRPAEGLMSEEEIGSMVAMMEQFGGRISMRSLAGGVKRPYEINISLIDAMKGTLDGEDEWQVERFLCAHAIMFALEGIPAVYIHSFLGTLNDQAAVTETGQNRSINRHRWDYHKLALALADDTSIHAQVFQGMCHLLKVRRRQPAFHPNATQFTLHLGDSVFAFWRQSMDRQQSIFAINNISNQEQIVPLSEINLIGTDNWTDLISGELYSDLRAELVLKPYQVIWLTNRWSHD; from the coding sequence ATGAGTGAGCCAGTTGAGCATTCTGCAGTCAGTGAGTATCAGTTTCTGGTAGAAAACCATTTAAAAGTCATATACCCTGAAATTGATCAGAGTGCCTTTGCCAGGGAACTGATTCAGATCATGTGTCCTGACGGGAATTGCCAGACGCCTCGGACACACCAGAATCACTGGGATCAGAAAAACGTGGTGATGATCACATATGGCGACAGCCTGCTCACGGAAGATCAGCAGCCACTGGAAACACTGCTGCAGTTCTCTGAAGAATTCCTGAAAGAAACCATCGATGGAATTCATATCCTTCCGTTTTTCCCTTACAGTTCAGACGATGGTTTTTCCATTATCGATTATCATCAGGTGAACCCGCGCCTGGGTGACTGGACTCACATAAATGCCATCGCGAAGCAGTTTCAACTGATGTCAGACCTGGTAATCAATCACTGTTCCAGTCAAAGTGAATGGTTCCAGCAGTTCAGACGAGGAGAGACGCCAGGTAAGGATTATTTTTTCTGTGCTACTCCCGAAGAAGATTTATCTGAGGTCGTTCGTCCCCGCACTAATGAATTATTGTGTCCGATTGAAACTCCCGATGGCACACGTTACGTCTGGTGCACGTTCAGTCCTGATCAGGTTGACCTGAATTTTGCTAATCCCGAACTGCTGCGGGAACTGGTTAAAATCATCAAGCTCTATCTGGACCAGGGAGTCAAGATCTTTCGGCTCGACGCGATTGCCTTTATCTGGAAGGTGGCAGGTACCAGTTGCCTGAGCCTGCCGGAAACACATGAGATCGTGCGCCTCTTCCGTACATTGATCCAGTTTGTTGCTCCAACGGCCATGATCATTACTGAAACCAATATCCCCAACCGTGAAAACCTGGCCTATTTCGGGAACTCGAATGAAGCCCATGCCATCTATAATTTTTCACTCCCTCCGCTGCTGGTAAACGCCATGCTTTGCGGCAGTTGTCAGCACTTGAAAACCTGGATGATGAGCATGCCCCCTGCCCTGCATGGCACCACTTATCTGAACTTCATCGCTTCCCATGACGGTATCGGACTCAGACCTGCTGAAGGACTGATGAGTGAAGAGGAAATCGGCAGCATGGTCGCTATGATGGAACAGTTTGGCGGACGAATCTCCATGCGGTCGCTCGCAGGAGGTGTCAAGCGCCCTTATGAAATCAACATCTCGTTGATCGATGCGATGAAAGGGACTCTGGATGGGGAAGATGAATGGCAGGTCGAACGCTTCCTGTGTGCGCATGCCATCATGTTTGCGCTGGAGGGAATCCCGGCCGTCTATATTCACAGTTTCCTGGGTACCCTGAACGACCAGGCAGCCGTCACAGAGACCGGTCAAAATCGATCCATCAACCGTCATCGCTGGGATTACCACAAACTCGCACTGGCACTTGCCGATGACACTTCCATTCATGCACAGGTCTTCCAGGGCATGTGCCATCTATTGAAAGTGCGTCGACGCCAACCAGCCTTTCACCCCAATGCCACCCAGTTTACCTTACACCTGGGAGACAGTGTGTTTGCCTTCTGGCGTCAGAGCATGGATCGTCAGCAGAGTATTTTCGCGATTAATAATATTTCCAACCAGGAACAGATTGTCCCCTTATCCGAAATCAATCTGATCGGGACCGATAACTGGACTGATCTGATCAGCGGAGAACTATATTCTGACCTGCGTGCCGAACTGGTCCTGAAACCTTATCAGGTGATCTGGCTGACTAACCGGTGGTCGCACGATTAA
- a CDS encoding HAD-IIB family hydrolase, which translates to MSTESQHTLENSPPLIVMSDLDGTLLDHDTYSFTPAVPVISRLRTAGIPLMLNTSKTAAELRTLREALNNTDPYVVENGSAIYFPDTAFIKSIESSAQISGKDVHILGASRAEILSIIQKKRSEENFLFTGFSDMEVSEVIAYTGLSESEAVQAMTREFSEPLIWQDSAHQLRKFEALIANHGLRLLRGGRFVHVIGACDKGKCLQWFRECYTRSGKSSPRFVALGDSQNDVAMLNAADIAVIVRSSHHEPPDLEKQSSVIITEEFGPQGWAHALTQILDETLT; encoded by the coding sequence ATGTCTACAGAATCTCAACATACATTAGAAAATAGTCCCCCCTTGATTGTCATGAGTGATCTGGATGGCACATTGCTGGATCATGATACATATTCGTTTACCCCCGCAGTGCCTGTCATCTCACGATTACGAACTGCGGGAATTCCATTGATGCTGAATACCAGCAAAACGGCAGCCGAACTGCGCACGTTGCGCGAAGCACTGAACAATACCGATCCCTATGTAGTGGAAAATGGTTCTGCCATCTATTTTCCTGACACAGCGTTTATCAAATCAATTGAGTCATCTGCACAAATTTCAGGAAAAGACGTGCATATTTTAGGGGCAAGCAGAGCTGAGATCCTTTCGATCATTCAAAAAAAACGCAGTGAAGAAAATTTCCTGTTTACAGGATTTTCAGACATGGAAGTCTCTGAAGTCATTGCATATACGGGATTATCGGAATCCGAGGCTGTACAGGCAATGACCCGGGAATTTTCAGAGCCGCTAATTTGGCAGGACTCGGCACATCAATTGCGTAAGTTTGAAGCACTGATTGCCAATCATGGTCTGCGGCTGCTGCGAGGTGGCCGGTTTGTGCATGTGATTGGCGCGTGTGACAAAGGAAAATGTCTGCAGTGGTTCAGGGAATGTTATACCCGTTCGGGTAAATCCTCTCCCCGATTCGTGGCACTCGGTGACAGCCAGAATGATGTCGCCATGCTCAATGCAGCAGATATCGCGGTCATTGTGCGCTCTTCCCATCATGAACCTCCCGATCTTGAGAAGCAATCTTCGGTCATCATTACTGAAGAGTTCGGCCCACAGGGATGGGCTCATGCGTTAACCCAAATACTGGATGAAACATTGACCTGA